The Stegostoma tigrinum isolate sSteTig4 chromosome 38, sSteTig4.hap1, whole genome shotgun sequence genome contains a region encoding:
- the LOC132206377 gene encoding ferritin heavy chain, oocyte isoform-like encodes MASQVCQNYHKDCEDAVNKQINLELYSSYVYLSMVSYFDQDDVALRHFAEFFKEQSHEEREHAEKLMAFQNKRGGRVLLQDIKKPEQDEWGNGLEAMQRALQMEKDVNQSLLDLHKLSSGHTDPHLCDFLERHYLDEQVKMIKKLGDHITNLKRLGAPANGTGEYLFDRLTLS; translated from the exons atggcttcccaagtgtgtcagaactaccacaaggactgtgaggatgctgttaacaagcagatcaacctggagctctattcctcctatgtttacctctccatg GTCTCTTACTTTGAccaggatgatgttgccctgcgacactttgctgagttctttaaggagcagtcccatgaggaacgggaacatgcggagaaactgatggcattccagaataaacgtgggggccgagtcctcctgcaggacatcaag aagccagagcaggatgagtggggcaatggtctggaagcaatgcagagagctctgcagatggagaaggatgtgaaccagagtctgctggatctgcacaaactctccTCTGGCCACACAGATCCTCAT ctgtgtgacttcctggagaggcactacctggatgagcaagtgaagatgatcaagaagctgggagatcacatcaccaacctgaagagactgggagcccctgccaATGGcacgggagagtacctgtttgacaggctcacactcagctga